From the genome of Leptolyngbya sp. 'hensonii':
AGGTGGGGGTAATTCCCCATTGCGCAGCATCTCCCGCACTTTGGTTCCAGACAGATGCACCCGCTCTTCCCTACTACTGGGACTGGTTTTGACCGTTGCCATGGACTGAGTTCGCTTGCAGTAGAAAGCATGCTCAAACTTCATGGGGACAATTCCCAGTTCATCTGCTGCAAACTCATCAAAAATGTGTTGCGCATCATAGGTGCCGTAGTAATCCCCAACACCAGCATGATCGCGACCGACAATGAAGTGAGTACAGCCATAATTCTTGCGGACCAGGGCATGGAAAATTGCCTCCCGGGGACCGGCATATCGCATGGCGGCGGGGTTAATCGCCAGAATTACCCGATCTTTCGGGAAGTAATGCTCCAGCATAATTTCATAGCAGCGCATCCGCACATCTGCCGGAATGTCATCCCCTTTTGTTACCCCGACCAGAGGATGCAAAAACAGCCCATCCACAGTTTCCAGGGCACATTTCTGAATATATTCATGGGCCCGATGGATGGGATTACGAGTCTGGAAGCCCACGATCGTTTTCCATTCCTTCTGCTTAAACAGGATCCGCGAATCGATCGGATCAATCTGATACAGGGGGAATAGGGCATGGGGATCTCGCTCTAATAGCCAAACTGGACCCGCCAGATAGACTGGCCCCTGCTTGTAAACCACTGCGACACCGGGATGTTTTTCATCATTGGTGCGGTAAACATTAACCGCTTCCCGCAGCTTGTCGTAATGGTATTTCTGGGTCAATTCCAGCACACCGATGAAGCGTCCCTGGGGATTGTCCAAGCGCACCAGACTCCCCTCTTTCAAGGTATCTGCTTCTTCCTGGCTCACCGGTAGGGTGATCGGGATGGACCAGGGAAGGTCATTCTGCAGGTGCATTTCCAAAACAACCCGGCTGTAGTCAGCCTCTTCCATAAAACCCGTTAGAGGACTGAAGCCACCGATCGCAATCATTTCCAGGTCAGAGACGGACCGCTCACTCAATTGAATGCGAGGGAGAAAGTCGGCCTTGCTGAGAAATTCCTGGCGCTGTTCCGAGGTCGTAATGCGGTTAATCAAACGCCCCCCATGGGGAGCAATTCCATCAGGATGGCTCATGGGTGTTTTGTGAAATCAAGCCTGCATCGTTATCCTATCAGGCTGTGGTCCCCATTTCATCACCAAACTTAACAGTGTATGACCAGAACCCCTATGGGCCAAAGTAAACCCTGGCATCCAGGCCGTTGCTGCGCAGATAGCGACTCCAGCGTTCTGCCGTGGCCCGATCGGTGAATGGTCCTACCGCAACATGAGGCCCTCGGGGCACTCCCCGTTGCAGGACTCGAGCGGGAGTTGCACCCAACTGTTGGATTTTCTGGGCCAAGCGGGGCAGATTTTCCTGACTAGTCGGCACCACGGCAAAATAGCCATCCCGATTGGGCGGGCTCACTTTTACCTCTGGTGGCGGCACATTAATCGCGATCGGGGTCACAGGAGTTTTGTTGTTGGTCGTCACAGAGGGAACCTTAGCTTCCGGGGGTTGAGTGGTTCTGGCCTGCCTCAGCTTTTGGGCCTCTGGGCTGATCTCCATGTTGCGCCGAATGTCAGCCAGAGAACGGCCCTGTTCTACTTGCTTGATGTAGTAGGCCAAACCAGCAGCATCGGCCTCTCGCCCCAGCACTTCCCGATAGAGGCGATTAATTTCCTCAGCCAGCGGACGGGATGAGGGCGTTTGAGTAGAAGCAGGGGTGGGCGGCACATAAATTTCTGAACTGGTGGCGAGCTTTGGCACCCTGGGGGCGATCGTGTTGGGGTCTGGTCGAGGAAAGGCAGGCGTTGCAGCGGGAGGGTTAATCGAAGCCAGGGCATAATCCGCAGGCTGAACTTCGGTGGCGGCTCTGACCACAGGCAGGAGGGCCGCCGGGATTGGTAAAGGGCTCGGAGACGCAACGGGGGACACCGTGACCACCGGAGGCGTTGCTTCAACCGGGGGGAGAACTGGAACTGGGGTGGCTGTTGCTGGAGGCGGAATGACTGGAATGGTCATGGAGGGGGTGGGAGGGGGAGAACTGACCGCAGTCTGTGGTGGCGTCACTGGGATAGAGGTCAATCCGGGGGGGGTGGTATTTGGTAAAGGGGTT
Proteins encoded in this window:
- the sat gene encoding sulfate adenylyltransferase → MSHPDGIAPHGGRLINRITTSEQRQEFLSKADFLPRIQLSERSVSDLEMIAIGGFSPLTGFMEEADYSRVVLEMHLQNDLPWSIPITLPVSQEEADTLKEGSLVRLDNPQGRFIGVLELTQKYHYDKLREAVNVYRTNDEKHPGVAVVYKQGPVYLAGPVWLLERDPHALFPLYQIDPIDSRILFKQKEWKTIVGFQTRNPIHRAHEYIQKCALETVDGLFLHPLVGVTKGDDIPADVRMRCYEIMLEHYFPKDRVILAINPAAMRYAGPREAIFHALVRKNYGCTHFIVGRDHAGVGDYYGTYDAQHIFDEFAADELGIVPMKFEHAFYCKRTQSMATVKTSPSSREERVHLSGTKVREMLRNGELPPPEFSRPEVARELIRAMQVSCTLGPDGRNGDGI
- a CDS encoding DUF3747 domain-containing protein, whose amino-acid sequence is MACAMTTIVVGTCSNIAQASPSIFSQQDVKQDRFIILAVPRGSDAHSLLILEQLSNQRPCWRVNNDAYQTVEPLLLKFDFTGICSRSTDSNGYSIRTAGQDLGLKYTLRLIYREGVAVLVGSPSDRGPDIEIGRTRGIVRDFMKIDLNPDWRLTRRTYKGKPVGHLYLTNNLALKVILARAAATSAPEPIAPTPTLPSGPLGTTPLPNTTPPGLTSIPVTPPQTAVSSPPPTPSMTIPVIPPPATATPVPVLPPVEATPPVVTVSPVASPSPLPIPAALLPVVRAATEVQPADYALASINPPAATPAFPRPDPNTIAPRVPKLATSSEIYVPPTPASTQTPSSRPLAEEINRLYREVLGREADAAGLAYYIKQVEQGRSLADIRRNMEISPEAQKLRQARTTQPPEAKVPSVTTNNKTPVTPIAINVPPPEVKVSPPNRDGYFAVVPTSQENLPRLAQKIQQLGATPARVLQRGVPRGPHVAVGPFTDRATAERWSRYLRSNGLDARVYFGP